Genomic DNA from Amycolatopsis alba DSM 44262:
CCCTGTCCGGGAAAGAGAAACGCGATCTCGCCCACCGGTTCGCCGTCGGCGGTGAAGATGCCCGCGTTCTCGTCGCGCTCACCCGCGATGGCCCGGCGGAGCAGGACGGCCAGTTCGTCCACAGTGGACGCCAGGATGGCGAATCTGATCCGGCCACCTCGTGTCTCCGCACGGCGGGACGCGGCCAGGGCCAGGTCGCGCAGCCGCCAGCCCTGTCCGGTGGCGGACAGCAGCTCCTCGGCGTCCTTGTCGTCCTTGCCCGCGAACAGGAAGAGTTCCGCGGGCCACTCGTCGAGCGTCTTGACGGGCGGGACGGCGCCTTCGTGAGAGGTGAGGACGACGTGGAAGTTGGTGCCGCCGAAGCCGAACGCGCTCACCCCGGCGACCCGCTCGTCCTCGGCCCACGGCCGGGCTTCGGTGTGGAACGCGAAGGGGCTGGTCTCCGGGTCCCACGCGGGGTTCGGCTTCGTCAGATGCAGCGTCGGCGGTTTGACGGCGGTGTGCAGCGCGAGGCTCGCCTTGATCAGCCCGGCCAGTCCGGCGGCGCATTTCGTGTGCCCGATCTGGGATTTCACCGAACCGAGCACGCACCGGCCGGGTTCGGCGCCCGCCTCGGTGAACACCTTGGTGAGCGTGGCGAGTTCGGTGCGATCGCCGACGACGGTGCCGGTGCCGTGTGCTTCGACGAGCCCGACCCGTGACGGCGAGATCCCGGCGTTGCGATAAGCCCTGGTCAGCGCGTTGTGCTGGCCTTCCGGCCGCGGCGCGGTGAGCCCGAGCGCCCGCCCGTCGCTGGCGCTGCCGACGCCTTTGATGACGGCGTAGACCCGGTCGCCGTCGCGTTCGGCGTCCGCCAGCCGTTTCAGGACGACGCACGCGACGCCCTCGCCCAGCGCGATCCCGTCGGCGTCGCTGTCGAAGGTGGCCGAGCGCCCGGACGGGGAGAGCGCGTGCACCGAGGAGAACAGCAGGTAGTCGTTGATGCCGTTGTGCAGATCGGCGCCGCCGCACAGCACGAGGTCGCTGGTGCCGGTGACGAGTTCCTTGCAGGCGACGTCGACGGCGGTCAGCGAAGACGCGCACGCCGCGTCGACCGTGTAGTTCGCGCCGCCGAGGTCGAGCCGGTTCGCGACCCGGCCTGCGATGACGTTGGCGAGCACGCCGGGGAACGAGTCCTCGGTCAGGCGCGGCAGCTGACGGTCGAGGTCTGCCGGGAGTTCGCCGAGGTAGGACGGGAGCACGGTCCGCAGGGTCATCGCGTTGGACAGGTCGCTCCCGGCTTCCGCACCGAAGACCACCGACGTGCGGGACCGGTCGAAGGCGCGTTCGGCGTATCCGGCGTCGGCGAGCGCCCTCCGCGACACTTCCAGCGCCAGCAGCTGGACCGGTTCGATACTGGCGAGCGACGCGGGCGGGATACCGTGGTCGAGCGGGTCGAACGGGATCTCCGGCAGGAAGCCGCCCCAGCGCGACGGCGTCTTCTCGCCGTCGCCGTCGGGCGCGTAGTAGAGCGCCGGGTCCCAGCGCCGGGCGGGGACCTCGGTGACCGAGTCCACTCCGGACAGGATGTTCGACCAGAAGGACGGCAGATCCCCGGCCTGCGGGAAGACACCGGCCATGCCCACGATGGCGATGTCGAGCGGTTCCGGGGCGGGCTCGTCGTCGCGGGGGCTCAGCAGCTCGGCCGCGCGGGTTTCGAGGAACGCCCGCGCTCCCGTGCCGACGGCCTCGTGCAGCCGGCCGATCGTCGTGACCTCGGACCGCAGGACGGCGACGTCTCCAGCCATGAACATGCCTTCGGCGAGCTGCCGGTCTTCACCGACCGGGCCGATCGTGTCCCCGACCCGCTCGATTCCCTTGCTGGCCAGCCGAAGCCGTCCGACGTTGAGCTTCTCCAGCCGCTCCCACGCCTCGCGGTCCGGCACCTCCTGGTCCTTCAGCGCGCTTTTGAGCTCCGCGTATCCGGTCGTGAAGGCCGAACGCACACATCGCGTCGCGTGTCCCGGCGCGGTCTCCAGCAGGTCGGTGCGGGTGGCCTCGACAACCTGGCGCTGGAACAACGGCAGGACGGCGCCCGCGCGGACGGCCTCCTCGGTGAACAGGTACGCCGTGCCCATCAGCAGGCCGACGGTCGCGCCGAGCCGGGTCAGCGGCGCCGCGGCGGCGGTGACCATCGCGGCCGACCGCTCGTCGTGCACTCCACCGGCGAAGAACACCTCGACGTCACCGCCGTATTCGAGAAGGACGCCGATCTGGGCTTCCCACAACGGAAAACTCGCCCTCGGGCCGACGTGCCCACCGCATTCGGAGCCTTCGAAGACGAATTTGCGCGCACCCGCTTCGAGGAACTGGCGCAGCAATCCCGGCGAAGGGACGTGCAGGAAGGTCGAGATGCCGACGTCCTCCAGCGCCTTGGCCTGCGCCGGGCGGCCACCGGCGATGATCGCGTGGCTCGGCCGGATCTCGCGGATCACTTCGAGTTGCGCGGCACGGACGTCCTCGGCGGCGAACCCGAGGACCCCGACGCCCCAAGGCGTGTCACCCAGCGCCGCCTTGGTCTTTCCGAGCATCTCGCGGGTCTGCGCGGGCCCGGACAACGCCAGCGCCAGGAACGGCAGCGCTCCCCCGGCGGCGACGGCCTCGGCGAACTCGGGCTGATCGCTGACCCTGGTCATCGGGCCCTGCGCAAGCGGCAACGCGCCCGCGGAAGCGGTGAGGCCTTCGGCGATCGACGCGCGAATGCCCTGGATCGCGGCCGGGAGCGTTCCCCAGGTGTCGCGGAAACGCTGAGGCAGGAACGCGTCCTGCCCCGCTTCCAGCGCTCGATGGCGCCGGAGCACCCGCACCCCGTCGTCCACAATGGTCTCCGAGCCGTCGAGGCCCTCCAGCGCCAGTGTGATGTCCGAGGCGAGTTCCGCTTCGGGGAGCAGCGCGAACGCCGTGTCGAGCACGACACCGGCGGCGCCACCGGCCACGGCGGCGGCCGCCGTGTGCTCGCCGATCCCGCCGTGGGCCCAGACCGGGATTTCGATCGCGGGATCGGCCAGCAGCTGCTGCAGGAACACGAACGTGCCGAGTTCGCCGACCCGGCCGCCCGACTCGTGGCCGCGGGCGATCAAGCCGTCCGCACCGGCGGCGACGGCTTCGACCGCCTCATCCCGGCTGGTGACCTCCACGAGAACCCGGCGCCCTTTGAAGTCCACAGTGGACACCGAAGTGCCCGCGGCGAGAAGAATCGTGTGCACCGCCGGGGGAAGCTCGGCCTCCCCCGCGACACGGACGGCGAAACCTGTTCCGAGCCACTCCCCCGCCAGGTCGAGCTCCTCGCGGGCAGCCCGGTTTCCGCTGGTCAGGTCGAGGACGCCGAGCGCACCGGCCCGTGTCGCCGCCGCTGCGAACCGCGCGGAAGGCACCCCGAAAGGATGCACCGCGATGAGCAGATCCGCCGTACCGGTCAACATCGAGGCAGCGGCGCTACGAAGCGACTTACCCACGGGAAGCCTCCGAGCACACGGAAGAGTGATTTGGTTACCGGGCGTACTTAAACGCAGGCGGGGCTTCACGTCAATACTCGACAGTAGGGTTTCCGGTCACAGGAACCGGATGGCGGTACGCCGACCTGCGAAACGCGGGGATCGTCGCGGAAAATTAGCGTTCCGGATACACGGGCGACACTGGGCACGCCAAGTTTTCCCGCAGTACCAGGGAAGTACCGTCAACGACCAGGTGTCCCAACGGCCGATACGCCATCCGGCCTGTTACCCGGAGTTCACCGCCCCGCTTTCGCCAGTACCACCGGAAATAGTGGTCCGCGCCCATTCCGGGGAATTGCGACCGATTCGCCCTGTCGTCGGTATCCATGCCGCCGGGACTTTCGGTATCACGCGTGATTAACGACCCGTTCACAGAAGAACGTGAAAGGACTCACCGGGATTTCGCATTCCGGACCGCGATGGCCAGCAGCGCCGCGGCAGGCCCGGCGAGCCGTCGCCCGGCGGGCCACACCGCGCGCAGTTCCCTGCCGAAGTCGACGCCCTCGACGGCGACCGGGACGAGCCTGCTGTCGGCGACGTCCCGGACGATGGCGAGTTCACTGATCACCGCCGGACCGGCGCCCGCGATCACGGCGTTGCAGACGGCGGAGGCCGAACCCAGTTCCAGCAACGGTTTCGCCGGTCCGACGCCGGCCTTGCGCAGCGCGGTGTCCACGGTCTCCCTGGTCCCGGAACCCGGTTCGCGGACCACCAGCGGCGTGATCGCCAGCTCGGCCGCGGTCACGGGCCGCCGCTTGCGCGCCCACGGATGACTTCCCGGCACGACGAGGACCAGGTGATCGGTGGCCACCCGTTTCGACGAGAGGCCGGGCAGTGAGCCGGGCGACTCGACGAACCCGAGGTCGACCTTGCCCTCCCGCGCCAGCTCGGCCGCCTGATCGGAGTTGGTGACCTCCAAGCCGAGGTACAGACCGGGATCGCTCCTTTTGAGCTCGCCGATCCAGCCCGGCACCAGGTACTCGGCCAGTGTCATGCTCGCGGCGACCCGCAGCTGCGCCTCGTGCTGCGTGCGCAGCGCCTCGGCGCCGTCGAGCAGACCGTCCAGTTCGGAAAGCACGCGCCGCGCCCAGCCCGCGATCACCTGGCCGTCGGGGGTGAGCGCGGAGCCCCGCCGCGTACGGTCGACCAGCACCAGCCCGAGCCGTCGCTCGACTGTGGACAGTCGTTTGCTCGCCGACGGCTGCGCGATCCCGAGCCTGGTCGCGGCCTGCCCGATACTGCCGAGCTCGTCCACGAGCACCAGCAGGCGCAGGGAGTCCAGATCGGGTGTGGTCATAGCCCAAGTGTATGACCTACCCCGCGTGTTCCCGGCTACCGAGGTCGGCTCGTCCGGACGAGGCTCGAACCATGAGCACCACGCACGCGAGGCCGACGAAGCCCTACTTGACCGCCCTGGCCGTCACCGGCGCCGGAGTGGCCGCCGCGTATCTGGTCGGCACCGCGTTCCCGGTCGTCAGCGCGCTCACCATCGCCGTCGTGCTCGGCATCCTCACCGGCTCGCTGCCCTCGTTGTCGGAAGAGACCCGGAAGGCGATCTCCGGGGTCACGAAGAAGCTGCTTCGCGCCGGTGTCGTGCTGCTGGGGCTGCAGCTTTCCCTCCCGTCGGTCCTGGCGCTGGGGCCGGGGACGCTGCTCGCCGTCGTGCTCACGGTCGGCGTCACGTTCCTCGGCACGATCGGACTCGGCAGGCTGCTCGGCGTGCCGCGCGGCCTGGCGATGCTGGTCGCGACCGGGTTCTCGATCTGCGGCGCGTCCGCCATCGCCGCCATGGAAGGCGTCGTCAAACGCGAGGACTCCGACGTCGCGACCGCGGTCGCGCTGGTCACCTTCTACGGCGGGCTCGCCATCGCGGCCGTCCCGCTGATCGGCGGCTGGCTGCACCTGGACGCGGTCCGGATCGGCGAATGGGCCGGGCTCTCCGTGCACGAAGTCGCGCAGGTCGTCGCCGCGGCCACCCCCGCGGGCAGCGCCGCCATCGCGGTCGCCATCGTGATCAAGCTCAGCCGGGTGGTCCTGCTGGCCCCGATGGTCGCCGCGGTCGGCGTGGCCGAACGCCACCGTCCCGCCGACGGGAAGCGGCCGCCGCTGGTCCCGCTGTTCGTCCTCGGTTTCCTGGCGATGGCCGCCGTGCGCAGCACCGGGATCGTGCCGGGCGCCGCGCTCGACGTCGCCAAGATCGCCTGCACGCTGCTGCTGGCCGGGGCCCTGTTCGGGCTGGGCTGCGCGGTCCGGATCGGGAACCTCGTCCGCACCGGGGGCCGCGCCCTGCTGCTCGGCCTGCTCTCCACCCTGCTGGTCGGGACCACCGCGCTGGTCACGCTGTCCGTGCTCGGCTGAGGACCGCCACCGCGGCCAGGGCGACCGCCCCGCCGGCGACCATCGCGGCCGGGACGGAGACCGCGTCGACGACGAACCCGCCGAGCAGCGCGCCCGCCGAAAGGGTCGCCTGGAACGACGAGGTGAACAGCACCGAGGCCGCTTCGGGTGCCTGCGGTGCCGCCCTCGCGAACCACGTTCCCGAACAGACCGGCACGGCTCCGTAGGCGAAACCCCAGATCACCAGCAACGCGAGCGCGCCCGCTTTCGAGTCGCCGAGAAACGGCAACGCGCAGGTCGCGGCGCCGATCAACCCGGCGGCGGCGCGGAAGGTCAGCCGGAGATCGCGGGCGATCGCCGCACCGGCGACGAAGTTGCCCGCGATCCCGGCGGTGCCGTAGACCAGCAGGAAGACGGTGATCAGCTCCGGGCTCGCCCGCGTCACCTGGAGCAGGAGCGGCGTGACGTAGGTGTAGGTCCCGAAATGGGCGAGGACGACCAGCGCCGTGACGAGCAGGCCCAGCCGGGTCGCCCGCCCGCGGATCGTCTCGCGCAGGACGCCGAGCCGGATCGCGTCCCTTGAAGGCAACGGGGGTAGCGCCCACGCCAGCGCGGCGAGCACGCCGATCGTGAAGACAGCCAGTGCCGCGAAGGCCGCCCGCCAGCCGAACAGTTCGCCGACGAACGTCCCGGCAGGCACCCCCAGCACGGAACCGAGCGGTACGGCGGAGAAGATCACCGCGGTCGCCCGGCCCGCGCGGCCGGGGCCGACGAGCCGCGCGGCGAGCCCTGAGCCGATCGCCCAGAACGCGCCGATCACCAGTCCGACCAGGACTCGCGAGCCGAGCACCACCCAGTAGGCCTGCGCGGTCGCCGCGAGGACGTCGGCCAGCGCCAGCACCAGCATCAGCGCGCACAGCAGGATCCGGCGGTCGAGCCGCCCGGCGGCGACGGTGACGGCCGGGGCGGCGAGCGCGGCGACGAAGCCGGGCAGGGTCATGGTCAGGCCCGCCGTCCCCGGCGTGATCCGGAAGTCCCCGCCGATCGGGGTCAGGAGGCCGATCGGCAGGATCTCCGTGGTGACGAGGGAGAAGATCCCCAGTGTCACCGCGAGGACGGCGAGCCATCCCTTCAGCGGGGTCCGGGCGGAGGTGTCGAGGGTCGAGGCGGTCATATGCCCCAGCCCATCACCGCGCGGACACCGCGGTCTGGCGGATTCGCGACGTTGATCTAGCTCTTGGACCGCTGGGTCACCACGATGCAGGCGACGACGATCAGCGCGGTCACCGGTGCGGCGGCCGGGAGGTGCTCACCGAGCAGCAGGACCGCCCAGACCAGGGTGAGCAGCGGCTGGGCCAGTTGCAGCTGGCTCGCCCGCGTGACCCCGATCTCGGCCATTCCCCGGTACCAGGCGAAGAAGCCGCCGAACTGCGAGATGAGCGCGACGTAGAGCAGGCCGGCGATCCCCTCGCCGGTGACGTGCAGCGGCTCGGTCACCAGCCCGAAGACGGTGAACGCGACGGTGACCGGCAGCGCGAGGACCAGCGCCCAGCCGATCACGTGCCAGCCGGACATCTCCCTGGCCAGCCTGCCGCCCTCGGCGTACCCGAACGCGCACAGCACGAGCGCGCCGAACAGGAACAGGTCCGCCGTGGACAGTCCACCGCCGCTCTGGCCGACGGTGAACACGACCACCGCGCTCGCCCCGACCGGCGGCGGGGAGCCAGAACCGGCGGGACGGGCGATGCCCGGTGAGCCTCGACGAGACGACGGCGGTGGCCATCGGCAGCAGCCCGATCACCACCGCGGAATGCGCCGTCGACGACGTCTTCAGCGCGAGCGTGGTCAGGATCGGGAACGCGAGGACGCAGCCGAGGGCGACCACGGCCAGGCCGCGCCACTGGTCGCGCCTCGGCAGCGGGACACGGAAGGCGCGAAGACAGGCACCGGCGACCAGCGCGGCCAGGACGCTTCGCAGCCCGGTGGCGGTCCAAGGATCGAAGCCCTTGAGCGACCACACGGTGGCGGGGAACGTGAACGAGAAGGCGAGGACGCCCAGCGCCGCCAGCATGGTCCCGGAGCGGACCGCTACTGCCCGATCCGCGATAGCGCTATCATCCAGTCTCATGTCCGATGGTAGCAGCGTCAGCAGCCTGGTCACCCAACTGAGGTCCGCGCTTGAGCGCTATCCAATCGATGGAAAGCTCCCGTCCAGCCGGGAACTCGTCCGGCAGCTGAAGGTGAGCCCGGTGACGGTGTCGCGCGCCATCGCCGCCCTCGCCGCCGAAGGCCTGGTGATCACCCGCCCCGGAGCCGGCGTCTTCCGTGCCCCGCCGCCCCGCGAGGTCGTGGTGACCGGCGACGTTTCGTGGCAGGAGGTGGCGCTGAGTTCGCAGTCCGGCCCCCGCGCGATCGACGCGACCGGCGTGCTCACCGCGCTGAGCGATCCGCCGTCGGGCGTCATCGACCTCAACGGCGGCTACACGCATCCGAGCCTCCAGCCGGAACGCGAACTCGCGGCGGCGTCGGCCCGCGCCGGACGCCGTCCCGGCGCGTGGACGCGGCCGCCGATCTGCGGCCTGCCCGAACTGCGGGCCTGGTTCGCCCGCGACATCGGCAGCCCGGTGAACGTCGAGAACGTGCTGGTCACCTCGGGCGGGCAGAGCGCGCTGACCACGGCGTTGCGCGCGCTCGGCGCCCCCGGCGCGCCGGTGCTGGTGGAATCCCCGACGTATCCGGGGATGCTGGCCATCGCCCGCGCCTCGGGGCTGCGGCCGGTCCCGGTGCCGATCGACCGCGACGGCGTCCGGACCGGCCTGCTCGCGGACGCCTTCCGCGAAACCGGGGCCCGGTTGTTCGTCTGCCAGCCCGCGTTCCAGAACCCGACCGGCGCGGTGCTGTGCGCCGAGCGCCGGGCCGAGGTCCTGCGCATCGCCCGTGACGCGGGCGCTTTCGTCATCGAGGACGATTTCGCGCGGCTGATGGCGCATCCCGGCAGCCCCGCGCCCCCGCCGCCGCTTGTCGCCGACGACCCCGACGGTGTCGTGGTGCACATCCGGTCGCTCACGAAACCGGCGTCACCGAGCCTGCGGATCAGCGCGCTGGCCGCCCGCGGCCCGGCGCTGGAACGATTGCGCGGGCTCCACGCCGTCGAGAGCTTCTTCGTCCCGCGGCCTCTGCAGGAAACCGCGCTGGAGCTGGTGTCCTCCCCGGCCTGGGCACGACACCTGCGGACTCTCGCCGCCTCGCTGCGGGAACGCCGCGACGTCGCCGTCTCGGCACTGCGGGAGTTCCTGTCCTCCTGGGCCGCCGTCCCCGTCCCGACCGGTGGCTACCACCTGTGGCAACCGCTCCCCGGATTCGCCGACGAAACGGCGTTGACCAGCGCCGCTTTCCGGGCCGGAGTAGCGGTCACGCCCGGCAGGCTCTACTTCGCGGCCGAGGCGCCGGGCCCCTATCTGCGGCTGAGCTACGTCAGCGCCGCGACGGGCGCGCAGCTTCGGGACGGCATCCGGCGCCTTTCCCAGGCGTACCAAGAGATCCCCAGTTAACCCCCGGCGCGCTTTGCTCGTACCATCGCGCACGGAGGCGACGAAAAGGAATGACTCGGCCCGCGGCGGAGCCGCAAGATTCACCCGGCAGGCTCTGGGAGCTGCTCGACGACGGCCAGCGCAAGGCGCTGCGCGCCGCGGCCGAGCTGCGCCGGTACCCGGCGGGCACGGTGATCATCCGCGAGGGCGACCGGTCGGACTGGGTGCTGGTCCTCATGACCGGGCGGGTCAAGATCACGTCGGTGTCCACCGGCGGCTACGACGCCGTGCTGGCCGTCCGCGATCCTGGCGACATCATCGGCGAGATGGCATCGATGGACGGCAGCCTGCGCTCGGCGACCGCGATCGCCGTCGAGCCGGTCACCGGGCTGTGGCTGTCCGCGCGGGCGTTCAACTCCGTGCTGCGCGAACAGCCCGGAATCTCCGTGGTCCTGCTCCGGATCATCACCTCGCGGCTGCGTTACGCCAACTCGCGCCGCACCGAGTTCGGGGACAGTACCGCCGCCGAACGCATCGCCGCGATCCTGGTCGACCTCGCCGAACGCTATGGCGTGCCGGTCCCCGACGGCACCCTGATCGCGCTGCGGATCAGCCAGCGCGACCTGGCCGGACTCGCGTCCGCGTCACGGGAAGCCGTCGCG
This window encodes:
- a CDS encoding type I polyketide synthase, which gives rise to MLTGTADLLIAVHPFGVPSARFAAAATRAGALGVLDLTSGNRAAREELDLAGEWLGTGFAVRVAGEAELPPAVHTILLAAGTSVSTVDFKGRRVLVEVTSRDEAVEAVAAGADGLIARGHESGGRVGELGTFVFLQQLLADPAIEIPVWAHGGIGEHTAAAAVAGGAAGVVLDTAFALLPEAELASDITLALEGLDGSETIVDDGVRVLRRHRALEAGQDAFLPQRFRDTWGTLPAAIQGIRASIAEGLTASAGALPLAQGPMTRVSDQPEFAEAVAAGGALPFLALALSGPAQTREMLGKTKAALGDTPWGVGVLGFAAEDVRAAQLEVIREIRPSHAIIAGGRPAQAKALEDVGISTFLHVPSPGLLRQFLEAGARKFVFEGSECGGHVGPRASFPLWEAQIGVLLEYGGDVEVFFAGGVHDERSAAMVTAAAAPLTRLGATVGLLMGTAYLFTEEAVRAGAVLPLFQRQVVEATRTDLLETAPGHATRCVRSAFTTGYAELKSALKDQEVPDREAWERLEKLNVGRLRLASKGIERVGDTIGPVGEDRQLAEGMFMAGDVAVLRSEVTTIGRLHEAVGTGARAFLETRAAELLSPRDDEPAPEPLDIAIVGMAGVFPQAGDLPSFWSNILSGVDSVTEVPARRWDPALYYAPDGDGEKTPSRWGGFLPEIPFDPLDHGIPPASLASIEPVQLLALEVSRRALADAGYAERAFDRSRTSVVFGAEAGSDLSNAMTLRTVLPSYLGELPADLDRQLPRLTEDSFPGVLANVIAGRVANRLDLGGANYTVDAACASSLTAVDVACKELVTGTSDLVLCGGADLHNGINDYLLFSSVHALSPSGRSATFDSDADGIALGEGVACVVLKRLADAERDGDRVYAVIKGVGSASDGRALGLTAPRPEGQHNALTRAYRNAGISPSRVGLVEAHGTGTVVGDRTELATLTKVFTEAGAEPGRCVLGSVKSQIGHTKCAAGLAGLIKASLALHTAVKPPTLHLTKPNPAWDPETSPFAFHTEARPWAEDERVAGVSAFGFGGTNFHVVLTSHEGAVPPVKTLDEWPAELFLFAGKDDKDAEELLSATGQGWRLRDLALAASRRAETRGGRIRFAILASTVDELAVLLRRAIAGERDENAGIFTADGEPVGEIAFLFPGQGSQRPGMFAELFVAFPELRRYLAHAGSIVDVLFPSAAFDEAGREERRARLTDTRAAQPALGIVGLAAHHLLGKAGVRPAMVAGHSYGELVALTAAGALSSASLLECSRARAAAILGATGTGDTGTMAAVAASAAAVTAALVAEGLADTVVTANRNSPKQTVISGPTADVGLAVERLRGRGIGVKTLPVACAFHSPLVAPAEAEFARVLDGVPVTGPEIPVWANRTAATYPADPDGIRAGLAAQIGAPVRFADQIEAMYEAGARIFVEAGPGSVLARLVGAVLDGRPHRTVTFEAGRRTGIPGFLAALARLAVAGVDVRTGRLFTGRACTDALSARPPEKAGWTVDGQLVRTADGEIPAAALHPAQRIPTEAIVTSRPGPDGGEALISEFLRTSREMIAAQRDVLLGYFGTDPGVRPPAPVVLPAVPEPVPEAEPVRVEAAPERSVFDVVVEVIGERTGYPADMIEPDLDLEADLSVDSIKRAEIAGELAARLGITGGDPEELAKARTAAALADLITGGGSEAAPPAEETGAVVVAPKRYLMREFDLADAVPADEELAGLRFAVVGEGQVAEMLVARLAGYGAETELVQGVPRHGADGVFHLSPAFPDDFPLYQAVLAGGPRWLIANGPADGARGFFRTVAREYPDTVARVVEQHPESTVDEQVETLLAELSAGDWEPVVVRRDGARRGLRMTEAGLGLLGSTGAGPAGDGTAEAEALGLDRDSVVLLVGGGKGIAARLATTLASASRCRIELFGRTAVPAGGEEPEIATATTTAGLRAALIESGLSKPAEIERTIRLIEAEREVRGTVRRITGLGSPVRYHSVDMLDAEAVHRAVKEIHAEHGRIDGIVYAAGVIEDKLIAEKDPASFDRVFATKVEGASTLLAAAGELPEAPKFAVLFGSVAATLGNRGQSDYAAANDALEALGHRWSTVYGRRGLTVHWGPWAPTGINNGMVTPELMRDYARRGIELIDPEEGTLSLLRELAWGDEALTAVTYTASGW
- a CDS encoding LysR family transcriptional regulator; amino-acid sequence: MTTPDLDSLRLLVLVDELGSIGQAATRLGIAQPSASKRLSTVERRLGLVLVDRTRRGSALTPDGQVIAGWARRVLSELDGLLDGAEALRTQHEAQLRVAASMTLAEYLVPGWIGELKRSDPGLYLGLEVTNSDQAAELAREGKVDLGFVESPGSLPGLSSKRVATDHLVLVVPGSHPWARKRRPVTAAELAITPLVVREPGSGTRETVDTALRKAGVGPAKPLLELGSASAVCNAVIAGAGPAVISELAIVRDVADSRLVPVAVEGVDFGRELRAVWPAGRRLAGPAAALLAIAVRNAKSR
- a CDS encoding YeiH family protein, translating into MSTTHARPTKPYLTALAVTGAGVAAAYLVGTAFPVVSALTIAVVLGILTGSLPSLSEETRKAISGVTKKLLRAGVVLLGLQLSLPSVLALGPGTLLAVVLTVGVTFLGTIGLGRLLGVPRGLAMLVATGFSICGASAIAAMEGVVKREDSDVATAVALVTFYGGLAIAAVPLIGGWLHLDAVRIGEWAGLSVHEVAQVVAAATPAGSAAIAVAIVIKLSRVVLLAPMVAAVGVAERHRPADGKRPPLVPLFVLGFLAMAAVRSTGIVPGAALDVAKIACTLLLAGALFGLGCAVRIGNLVRTGGRALLLGLLSTLLVGTTALVTLSVLG
- a CDS encoding MFS transporter — translated: MTASTLDTSARTPLKGWLAVLAVTLGIFSLVTTEILPIGLLTPIGGDFRITPGTAGLTMTLPGFVAALAAPAVTVAAGRLDRRILLCALMLVLALADVLAATAQAYWVVLGSRVLVGLVIGAFWAIGSGLAARLVGPGRAGRATAVIFSAVPLGSVLGVPAGTFVGELFGWRAAFAALAVFTIGVLAALAWALPPLPSRDAIRLGVLRETIRGRATRLGLLVTALVVLAHFGTYTYVTPLLLQVTRASPELITVFLLVYGTAGIAGNFVAGAAIARDLRLTFRAAAGLIGAATCALPFLGDSKAGALALLVIWGFAYGAVPVCSGTWFARAAPQAPEAASVLFTSSFQATLSAGALLGGFVVDAVSVPAAMVAGGAVALAAVAVLSRARTA
- a CDS encoding DMT family transporter, producing the protein MVVFTVGQSGGGLSTADLFLFGALVLCAFGYAEGGRLAREMSGWHVIGWALVLALPVTVAFTVFGLVTEPLHVTGEGIAGLLYVALISQFGGFFAWYRGMAEIGVTRASQLQLAQPLLTLVWAVLLLGEHLPAAAPVTALIVVACIVVTQRSKS
- a CDS encoding PLP-dependent aminotransferase family protein, which gives rise to MSDGSSVSSLVTQLRSALERYPIDGKLPSSRELVRQLKVSPVTVSRAIAALAAEGLVITRPGAGVFRAPPPREVVVTGDVSWQEVALSSQSGPRAIDATGVLTALSDPPSGVIDLNGGYTHPSLQPERELAAASARAGRRPGAWTRPPICGLPELRAWFARDIGSPVNVENVLVTSGGQSALTTALRALGAPGAPVLVESPTYPGMLAIARASGLRPVPVPIDRDGVRTGLLADAFRETGARLFVCQPAFQNPTGAVLCAERRAEVLRIARDAGAFVIEDDFARLMAHPGSPAPPPPLVADDPDGVVVHIRSLTKPASPSLRISALAARGPALERLRGLHAVESFFVPRPLQETALELVSSPAWARHLRTLAASLRERRDVAVSALREFLSSWAAVPVPTGGYHLWQPLPGFADETALTSAAFRAGVAVTPGRLYFAAEAPGPYLRLSYVSAATGAQLRDGIRRLSQAYQEIPS
- a CDS encoding Crp/Fnr family transcriptional regulator, translating into MTRPAAEPQDSPGRLWELLDDGQRKALRAAAELRRYPAGTVIIREGDRSDWVLVLMTGRVKITSVSTGGYDAVLAVRDPGDIIGEMASMDGSLRSATAIAVEPVTGLWLSARAFNSVLREQPGISVVLLRIITSRLRYANSRRTEFGDSTAAERIAAILVDLAERYGVPVPDGTLIALRISQRDLAGLASASREAVARTLRTLRSDGLLSTGRQRLVVRSLRDLKQLAPDEH